The following proteins are co-located in the Rhodococcus opacus B4 genome:
- a CDS encoding flavodoxin family protein: MAVVILYGSEGGTSELVADNIADVLGDYGDTSLYDMMEFDAGDLDPANFHVIVCSTYGEGELPTGAEPFFEGLEEDEPDLTGMQFALFGLGDKVYEETYNRGGEIMAAKLISLGAVQVGEHGRHDGSSSIRPKDQAEEWAKNIGEEFLG, translated from the coding sequence ATGGCAGTGGTGATTCTGTACGGCAGCGAGGGCGGGACCTCCGAACTGGTGGCCGACAACATCGCCGACGTGCTCGGCGACTACGGCGACACGTCCCTGTACGACATGATGGAATTCGATGCGGGCGATCTCGACCCCGCGAACTTCCACGTCATCGTGTGCTCCACGTACGGTGAGGGCGAGCTGCCCACCGGCGCGGAACCCTTCTTCGAAGGACTCGAGGAGGACGAACCCGACCTCACCGGCATGCAGTTCGCACTGTTCGGCCTCGGCGACAAGGTGTACGAGGAGACGTACAACCGCGGCGGCGAGATCATGGCCGCGAAGCTGATCTCCCTCGGCGCGGTGCAGGTCGGCGAGCACGGCAGGCACGACGGCTCCAGCTCGATCCGCCCCAAGGATCAGGCCGAGGAGTGGGCCAAGAACATCGGCGAGGAATTCCTGGGCTGA
- a CDS encoding NmrA/HSCARG family protein encodes MPMSEPYAVVGATGGQGGAVVDALLERGREVRALVRRSSSRSEALRLRGVDIAVADITDRAAIASAVDGCAGVFAMTTPFEAGPEAEIAQGAALVDAFADSGVPHVVFSSVADADKSTGVPHFETKAVTEALLRESSVSYTIVGPTYFYDNLLGGLDGIRRGRLELPLPVDTPLQQLSRRDLGRFVALVFDDPDRFAGTRIDLASDDPTPARMAEVLGEVLGTPVHAHSSDPDAIASPDMRAMFRFLTDTGYDANIGELRRLYPEVGWQSFADWAAELA; translated from the coding sequence GTGCCCATGAGTGAGCCGTATGCAGTCGTCGGAGCGACGGGTGGTCAGGGAGGCGCTGTCGTCGACGCGCTGCTCGAGCGAGGGCGTGAGGTCCGAGCGCTTGTTCGTCGAAGTTCCTCTCGCTCAGAGGCGTTGCGCCTGCGAGGCGTCGACATTGCCGTGGCCGACATCACCGATCGGGCGGCGATCGCGTCTGCGGTCGACGGGTGTGCGGGCGTGTTCGCCATGACGACCCCATTCGAGGCCGGCCCGGAGGCGGAGATTGCTCAGGGCGCCGCGCTCGTCGACGCGTTCGCTGATTCCGGTGTTCCCCACGTGGTGTTCTCTTCGGTGGCCGACGCGGACAAGAGCACCGGGGTGCCGCATTTCGAGACGAAGGCGGTGACCGAGGCGTTGCTGCGCGAGTCATCGGTCTCGTACACGATCGTCGGTCCGACCTACTTCTACGACAATCTGCTCGGTGGACTCGACGGCATCCGCCGGGGCCGACTCGAGCTGCCTCTGCCCGTCGATACCCCGCTGCAGCAGTTGTCGCGCCGGGACCTCGGCCGTTTCGTCGCCCTCGTGTTCGACGATCCGGACCGATTTGCCGGGACGAGAATCGACCTGGCATCGGACGATCCGACGCCGGCCCGAATGGCCGAGGTGCTCGGTGAGGTGCTGGGCACGCCGGTGCATGCCCATTCGTCCGACCCGGACGCCATCGCATCGCCGGACATGCGCGCGATGTTCCGCTTCCTCACCGACACGGGGTACGACGCGAACATCGGCGAACTGCGCCGGCTCTACCCCGAGGTGGGCTGGCAGAGCTTCGCCGATTGGGCGGCCGAGTTGGCGTGA
- a CDS encoding tryptophan 2,3-dioxygenase has translation MGVQANTRAIEKDIVTDFSERMSYGSYLDLDTLLSAQKPVSRPEHHDELLFIIQHQTTELWLKLVLHETLAARDAFDADDIGRALKCVARVKHIQKTLTEQWSVLATLTPTEYSEFRQFLGNSSGFQSYQYRAVEFVLGNKHAGMLEVFEADPAAHELLARLLGEPSLYDAFWRCLSRLGYDVPASALNRDVTAAYSLNDDLMPLIKFVYENSEEHWAVYEAFEEFVDLEENFQLWRFRHMRTVLRTIGMKPGTGGSSGVGFLQKALELTFFPELLAIRTEIGR, from the coding sequence ATGGGCGTGCAGGCCAACACCAGAGCCATCGAGAAAGACATCGTCACCGATTTCAGTGAGCGGATGAGCTACGGCTCGTACCTCGACCTCGACACCCTGCTGAGCGCGCAGAAACCGGTGAGCAGGCCCGAGCATCACGACGAACTGCTGTTCATCATCCAGCACCAGACCACCGAACTCTGGCTGAAGCTCGTTCTGCACGAAACCCTCGCGGCCCGAGATGCTTTCGATGCGGACGACATCGGCAGGGCGCTCAAGTGCGTGGCACGCGTCAAACACATCCAGAAGACGCTGACCGAGCAGTGGTCGGTGCTGGCCACGCTGACGCCCACCGAGTATTCCGAGTTCCGGCAGTTCCTCGGGAATTCGTCCGGGTTCCAGTCCTATCAGTACCGCGCCGTCGAGTTCGTGCTCGGCAACAAGCACGCCGGGATGCTGGAGGTGTTCGAGGCCGATCCCGCCGCCCACGAACTGCTCGCCCGGCTCCTCGGCGAGCCGAGTCTGTACGACGCGTTCTGGCGGTGCCTGTCGCGGCTCGGATACGACGTGCCGGCGTCCGCGCTGAACCGCGACGTGACCGCCGCCTACAGCCTGAACGACGATCTGATGCCGCTGATCAAATTCGTGTACGAGAATTCCGAGGAGCACTGGGCCGTCTACGAGGCGTTCGAGGAGTTCGTCGACCTCGAGGAGAACTTTCAGCTGTGGCGTTTCCGCCACATGCGCACGGTGCTCCGGACTATCGGCATGAAGCCCGGGACGGGCGGATCCAGTGGTGTCGGATTCCTGCAGAAGGCACTCGAGCTGACGTTCTTTCCCGAACTTCTCGCCATCCGCACCGAGATCGGACGATGA
- a CDS encoding kynureninase, with product MMTTSTDVLAARAAELDAADPLRSYRDLFIGADDLEVVAYLDGNSLGRPTKASAERINGFVTQSWGGRLIRGWDEEWYELPITIGDTLARVALGAAAGQTTIGDSTTVLLYKLARGGLALRPGRTEIVVDRDNFPTDRYVLEAVAGDLGLTLRWIESDTRGGVTVDDLKSVVSEHTALVVLSHVAYRSGYLVDAAGAARVAHEAGALLLLDLCHSVGSVPLELDAWGVDLAVGCTYKYLNGGPGSPAFAYVRAGHQQGFVQPIWGWMGRENPFAMAQGYEPAQGIRRVISGTPPVLGMIALQDTLALLGEVGMDAVRAKSIALTEYALDLVREVLVPLGVEIGSPEDSAERGGHVIIDHPRFEAVVQRLWTKGVIPDFRAPRGLRLGLSPLSTSFGEVCAGILAIRDELAD from the coding sequence ATGATGACCACGTCGACGGATGTGCTGGCGGCCCGCGCCGCGGAACTCGACGCCGCCGACCCGCTCCGCTCGTATCGCGACCTCTTCATCGGCGCCGACGACCTCGAGGTCGTGGCGTACCTCGACGGGAATTCACTGGGGAGGCCCACGAAAGCGAGCGCCGAGCGGATCAACGGTTTCGTCACGCAGTCGTGGGGTGGCCGGCTGATCCGTGGGTGGGACGAGGAGTGGTACGAACTGCCGATCACGATCGGCGACACCCTCGCGCGGGTGGCGCTGGGCGCGGCCGCCGGTCAGACCACGATCGGCGACTCGACGACGGTCCTGCTGTACAAACTCGCGCGGGGTGGGCTCGCGTTGCGGCCGGGTCGCACCGAGATCGTGGTGGACCGCGACAACTTTCCGACGGATCGGTACGTGCTCGAGGCCGTCGCCGGGGATCTCGGGCTCACCCTCCGGTGGATCGAATCGGATACCCGGGGCGGCGTCACCGTCGACGACCTGAAGTCGGTGGTCTCCGAACACACCGCGCTCGTCGTCCTCAGTCACGTCGCGTACCGCTCGGGTTACCTGGTGGACGCGGCCGGGGCCGCCCGGGTGGCGCACGAGGCGGGCGCGCTCCTGCTGCTCGACCTCTGCCATTCCGTCGGCTCGGTTCCCCTCGAACTCGACGCGTGGGGTGTCGACCTGGCGGTCGGGTGCACGTACAAGTACTTGAACGGCGGGCCCGGCTCACCGGCGTTCGCGTACGTCCGGGCCGGCCATCAGCAGGGCTTCGTGCAGCCGATCTGGGGGTGGATGGGGCGCGAGAACCCGTTCGCGATGGCGCAGGGTTACGAGCCGGCACAAGGCATCCGGCGCGTGATCAGCGGAACGCCGCCGGTCCTCGGCATGATCGCGTTGCAGGACACCCTGGCCCTCCTGGGCGAGGTCGGCATGGACGCCGTGCGGGCCAAGTCGATCGCCCTGACCGAGTACGCACTCGACCTCGTGCGCGAGGTGCTGGTTCCGCTGGGCGTGGAGATCGGATCGCCGGAGGATTCCGCCGAGCGGGGCGGCCACGTCATCATCGACCACCCGCGGTTCGAGGCCGTCGTCCAGCGGCTGTGGACGAAGGGCGTCATCCCCGATTTCCGTGCCCCACGGGGACTGCGCCTCGGCCTGAGCCCGCTGAGCACGAGCTTCGGCGAGGTGTGCGCCGGGATACTCGCGATCCGTGATGAACTCGCCGACTGA
- a CDS encoding PaaX family transcriptional regulator has translation MNSPTEPASAILDDFDSRPGSATSLIRTVLGAYVRDVGGWVAIADFVEVMQAVGIPPESTRIAVTRLKKKGVLRPLTRDGRSGYEVTEQAESMFTRGDPRIFGFRQMADTDPWRLISFTIPESQRAARHQLRRRLGWIGCGTVSPGLWIAPEHLATEVGDIVDALGLSEYVTTFVSTSVSVPDSMEDAAARWWDLGGIAARHRDFLDRHRAALAAAEEVSPRDAFVRFVPLLDEWRIIPYIDPGLPGAMLPADWPGADSVRLFAAARERYLAGSRDWVRSVQSRLPA, from the coding sequence ATGAACTCGCCGACTGAACCGGCGAGCGCGATTCTCGACGACTTCGATTCGCGGCCCGGCAGCGCCACGTCGCTGATCCGAACCGTGCTCGGTGCATACGTGCGTGACGTCGGCGGGTGGGTGGCGATCGCCGATTTCGTGGAAGTGATGCAGGCCGTCGGCATCCCGCCCGAATCGACGCGCATCGCGGTGACCCGCTTGAAGAAGAAGGGGGTGCTCCGGCCGCTGACCCGCGACGGCCGCAGCGGGTACGAGGTGACCGAGCAGGCCGAGTCGATGTTCACCCGCGGCGATCCGCGGATCTTCGGTTTCCGTCAGATGGCCGACACCGATCCCTGGCGGCTGATCTCGTTCACCATCCCCGAATCGCAGCGAGCGGCGCGGCACCAGTTGCGCAGGCGGCTCGGCTGGATCGGGTGCGGAACCGTGTCGCCGGGCCTGTGGATCGCCCCCGAACACCTCGCAACCGAGGTCGGGGACATCGTCGACGCGCTGGGCCTGTCCGAGTACGTGACCACGTTCGTGTCCACGTCGGTGTCCGTCCCCGATTCGATGGAGGACGCGGCCGCCCGGTGGTGGGATCTGGGCGGCATCGCCGCGCGGCACCGCGACTTCCTGGACCGCCACCGTGCCGCTCTCGCTGCCGCGGAGGAGGTGTCGCCGCGCGACGCGTTCGTCCGCTTCGTGCCGCTGCTCGACGAATGGCGCATCATCCCGTACATCGACCCGGGCCTGCCGGGCGCGATGCTGCCCGCGGACTGGCCCGGCGCCGACAGCGTTCGCCTGTTCGCGGCGGCGCGGGAACGCTACCTCGCCGGGAGCCGCGACTGGGTGCGGAGCGTGCAGTCGCGACTCCCGGCCTGA
- a CDS encoding DUF2207 family protein: MYDNGDEYQPDSDGEDRSAGHRRASDASRTRVAVAVLVGVSACTGLLLPLVWGPTSNARGLAAIVGDSLVLAAVAVGMSVVAWGAGLLWSRSAREELPEAPVRYGPVPGLGPAQTEYVLRKWIGDSTPTATLLHLAEQSVVRLTLVDDDLWQIEGIGTPQQWRQIDPISRVFAECLGIYSPGGVFVADGSPESGYAVREGLGAMSERCRSWAAQGDLLVFSVRTWIGRAMACLCTVLAALGFLGILGPTIIGVPFVAFVIGSLGVFAAGTGLRHTPTGRQVWSGAAGFERVLSGRSKTIGSAAVRECFLAAVPYAFAFGVADRWSAQYRRVTGHPVPQPDWYPSTALYDDEVGLYAEVGFNNLDAILCFALYRLEAAGSRPDIGGCGNVGAVGGEAA, translated from the coding sequence ATGTACGACAACGGCGATGAGTACCAGCCCGATTCCGACGGGGAGGACCGCAGCGCCGGGCACCGCCGCGCGTCGGATGCGTCGAGGACGCGAGTTGCCGTTGCCGTACTCGTCGGTGTCTCGGCCTGCACAGGACTGCTGTTGCCTCTGGTGTGGGGTCCGACGTCGAATGCGCGTGGACTCGCCGCGATCGTCGGCGACTCGTTGGTGCTCGCCGCGGTTGCCGTGGGGATGTCGGTCGTCGCATGGGGCGCGGGTCTTCTGTGGTCGCGAAGTGCCCGCGAGGAGCTCCCCGAGGCGCCGGTGCGGTATGGACCCGTTCCCGGTCTCGGGCCCGCGCAGACCGAATACGTCCTGCGGAAGTGGATCGGCGACAGCACGCCGACGGCGACACTGCTCCACCTGGCCGAGCAGTCGGTGGTCCGGCTGACGCTGGTCGATGACGACCTGTGGCAGATCGAGGGGATCGGCACCCCACAGCAGTGGAGGCAGATCGATCCCATTTCCCGGGTGTTCGCCGAATGTCTCGGAATCTATTCGCCGGGTGGGGTATTCGTCGCCGACGGCTCGCCCGAATCCGGCTACGCGGTAAGGGAGGGCCTGGGCGCGATGTCCGAACGATGCCGGTCGTGGGCGGCGCAGGGCGATCTGCTCGTGTTCTCGGTGAGGACGTGGATCGGGCGGGCGATGGCGTGCCTGTGCACGGTACTCGCCGCGCTCGGGTTCCTCGGCATACTCGGTCCCACGATCATCGGCGTTCCCTTCGTCGCGTTCGTCATCGGCTCGCTCGGCGTGTTCGCCGCGGGAACGGGTCTTCGGCACACGCCGACGGGGCGGCAAGTGTGGTCGGGCGCCGCCGGGTTCGAACGCGTGCTGTCGGGTCGGTCGAAGACGATCGGCTCCGCCGCGGTCCGTGAGTGCTTCCTCGCCGCCGTCCCCTACGCCTTCGCCTTCGGTGTCGCCGACCGGTGGTCGGCGCAGTACCGCCGCGTAACCGGACATCCTGTCCCGCAACCCGACTGGTATCCGTCGACCGCGTTGTACGACGACGAGGTAGGCCTGTATGCGGAAGTCGGATTCAACAACCTCGACGCCATCTTGTGTTTCGCCCTCTACCGGCTCGAGGCCGCCGGGAGCCGTCCGGACATCGGTGGATGCGGCAACGTCGGAGCGGTGGGTGGCGAAGCCGCATAA
- a CDS encoding alpha/beta hydrolase family protein, with protein MTESARRLDVVFAPDTVAHRGTAEEVVGRALDARGLTGEVTFAADTSDLQRAVRTAASRGEFVVVPGAGASFTAPARGAIRVDFGECEADRSDGIRAHIRGRGLDGLRFAVDSWYHHRFHPGTIVHYGDDPDQRAELRVPNDTGPFPVAVLIHGGYWRPRWEFDLMDGLAVDLTARGYVTWNVEYRRPADGRWAAMTSDVAAALQAAGSVPQADPGRVVILGHSAGGQLALRAAADAAAVADGAAVRPALAVSLAGVLNLRLADERRLGAGAVADAVGGHWADDRATYQRSSPLHRLPLGVPQLVACGEGDEPDLLEMSREYHAAAAEIPDDVTLIEGPGDHFAVIDPASEIWRRIAGAIDARVRPRTA; from the coding sequence GTGACCGAATCCGCTCGCCGACTCGACGTGGTCTTCGCCCCCGACACCGTGGCGCACCGCGGAACCGCGGAGGAAGTGGTGGGCCGGGCGCTGGATGCGCGGGGCCTCACCGGCGAGGTGACGTTCGCCGCGGACACCTCGGATCTGCAGCGCGCCGTACGGACGGCGGCGAGCCGGGGTGAGTTCGTCGTCGTGCCCGGCGCCGGAGCATCGTTCACCGCCCCGGCCCGCGGGGCGATCCGCGTCGATTTCGGAGAGTGCGAGGCGGACCGCTCCGACGGCATCCGGGCCCACATCCGCGGGCGGGGACTCGACGGACTCCGATTCGCCGTCGACAGCTGGTACCACCACCGCTTTCACCCCGGGACGATCGTCCACTACGGCGACGACCCCGATCAGCGCGCCGAACTGCGGGTCCCGAACGACACCGGACCGTTCCCCGTCGCCGTGCTGATCCACGGCGGATATTGGCGTCCCCGTTGGGAGTTCGACCTGATGGACGGTCTGGCGGTGGACCTGACTGCCCGCGGGTACGTGACGTGGAACGTCGAGTACCGTCGCCCCGCCGACGGCCGTTGGGCAGCGATGACGTCCGATGTCGCCGCCGCACTGCAGGCCGCCGGGTCCGTCCCGCAGGCGGATCCGGGACGCGTCGTGATCCTCGGCCACTCGGCCGGCGGTCAGCTCGCCCTGCGCGCCGCCGCCGACGCCGCCGCCGTCGCCGACGGGGCGGCGGTGCGTCCGGCTCTGGCGGTCAGCCTGGCCGGGGTCCTGAACCTGCGGCTCGCCGACGAACGCCGTCTCGGCGCGGGCGCCGTGGCCGACGCCGTCGGCGGCCACTGGGCCGACGACCGGGCGACGTACCAGCGGTCGTCACCGCTCCATCGGCTGCCGCTCGGCGTCCCGCAACTGGTGGCGTGCGGCGAGGGCGACGAACCGGACCTGCTGGAGATGAGCAGGGAATACCACGCGGCCGCCGCGGAGATCCCGGACGACGTCACCCTGATCGAGGGCCCCGGCGACCACTTCGCCGTCATCGATCCCGCGAGCGAGATCTGGCGAAGGATCGCCGGGGCCATCGACGCGCGGGTCAGACCTCGGACAGCGTAG
- a CDS encoding GMC family oxidoreductase, with the protein MTDDVLRTSAGEFDYVIAGGGSAGCVLAARLSEDPSVTVCLLEAGPSDVGDRNVLELSQWMHLLDSGYDWDYPVEPQERGNSFMRHARAKVLGGCSSHNSCIAFWPPAEALDDWEAMGASGWGARDILPYVGRLENNDAPGDGHGRGGPVRLRDVPPNDPCGRAVLDAAAAVGLPTVAFNRGGTVLNGAGWFQINASEDGTRMSSSHAYLHPILGTRPNLEVRTGCWVSEILFDERQTAIGVRYQRPDLTGYDTVSARREVIITAGAIDTPKLLMLSGIGPAEHLAEFGVPVRVDSPGVGQNLDDHVEGLVFWEASRPMVETSTQWWEIGLFATTEDGLNHPDLMMHYGSVPFDMNTLRWGYPTTDNGFCLTPNVTQGRSRGTVRLRSRDFRDRAKVDPRYFTDSEGHDDRVMLSGVKLARTIAEQKALRGWIARELAPGPDAVTDDEILDYIHKTHNTVYHPAGTARMGGVDDPMAVLDPELRVKGVRGLRVVDASAMPKLPHVNPNITVMTMAERCADLLRGRAGAGLQSAVSTLSEV; encoded by the coding sequence ATGACCGACGACGTATTGCGCACCTCCGCAGGAGAATTCGACTATGTGATCGCGGGCGGTGGCAGTGCGGGATGCGTTCTCGCGGCACGCCTGAGTGAAGACCCGTCGGTGACGGTGTGCCTGCTGGAGGCCGGGCCGTCCGACGTCGGTGACCGCAACGTCCTCGAGCTGTCGCAGTGGATGCACCTGCTGGACTCCGGGTACGACTGGGACTATCCGGTCGAGCCGCAGGAGCGGGGCAACAGCTTCATGCGGCACGCCCGCGCCAAGGTGCTCGGCGGCTGCTCGTCGCACAATTCGTGTATCGCGTTCTGGCCGCCGGCCGAGGCGCTCGACGACTGGGAGGCGATGGGCGCGTCGGGGTGGGGTGCGCGCGACATCCTGCCGTACGTCGGCCGCCTGGAGAACAACGACGCCCCCGGAGACGGTCATGGCCGCGGTGGTCCGGTGCGACTGCGCGACGTCCCACCGAACGATCCGTGTGGCCGCGCGGTACTCGACGCCGCCGCCGCGGTCGGGTTGCCCACCGTCGCGTTCAACCGTGGCGGAACGGTGCTCAACGGGGCCGGGTGGTTCCAGATCAACGCGTCCGAGGACGGCACCCGGATGTCGTCGTCGCATGCCTACCTGCACCCGATCCTCGGGACACGCCCCAACCTGGAGGTCCGGACCGGCTGCTGGGTCAGCGAGATCCTGTTCGACGAACGGCAGACGGCGATCGGTGTCCGGTATCAACGTCCCGACCTCACCGGGTACGACACGGTGTCGGCGCGACGCGAGGTAATCATCACCGCCGGGGCCATCGACACCCCGAAACTGTTGATGCTCTCGGGGATCGGGCCGGCGGAGCATCTCGCGGAGTTCGGCGTTCCCGTCCGCGTCGATTCGCCCGGGGTCGGGCAGAACCTCGACGACCACGTGGAGGGGCTGGTGTTCTGGGAGGCGTCCCGGCCGATGGTCGAGACGTCGACGCAGTGGTGGGAGATCGGCCTCTTCGCCACCACCGAGGATGGGCTGAATCACCCCGACCTGATGATGCACTACGGCAGCGTGCCGTTCGACATGAACACGCTCCGGTGGGGTTACCCCACCACCGACAACGGTTTCTGCCTGACACCCAACGTCACCCAGGGCCGTTCCCGCGGAACGGTGCGGCTGCGCTCGCGGGACTTCCGCGACCGCGCGAAGGTCGATCCGCGGTACTTCACCGACAGTGAGGGCCACGACGACCGGGTGATGCTGTCCGGGGTGAAGCTGGCCCGCACGATCGCCGAGCAGAAGGCGCTGCGCGGATGGATCGCCCGGGAACTGGCGCCGGGACCGGACGCGGTGACCGACGACGAGATCCTCGACTACATCCACAAGACCCACAACACGGTGTATCACCCGGCGGGCACGGCCCGCATGGGCGGCGTCGACGATCCGATGGCGGTGCTCGATCCGGAACTGCGGGTCAAGGGGGTGCGCGGACTGCGAGTGGTGGATGCGTCGGCGATGCCGAAACTGCCGCACGTCAACCCGAACATCACGGTCATGACGATGGCCGAGCGCTGCGCGGACCTGCTGCGCGGTCGCGCGGGGGCCGGGTTGCAGTCGGCGGTGTCTACGCTGTCCGAGGTCTGA
- a CDS encoding sulfite reductase subunit alpha codes for MKLPYIPQDAPFSEDQRVWLTGFLAGMSSRLAVGGSDAPAGAAGGQLPAMHVLYGSQTGNAEGVAEDAAAAARSHGFAPVVSALDDVDMDALAAMQRVLVVTSTYGEGEMPDNAELFWQALAAETAPRLETTDFAVLALGDTGYDGYCQAGKMIDTRLEQLGAHRVTPRVDCDVDYEDAAAAWVAETLPLFAAVEGIRGESAVADVAEPVAKPARTRSQWNRKNPYGSTLSVNRLLSSEESAKEIRHYEFALADSGLEYEAGDALGVMPINDPALVDALVARLGIPADAAVTGKERPFADLLLHSYEISTPSHEFIDEIEKRAGDEELSHVLRHGDKEALDAWLWGKDVLDLLRLEPSVTLTADEFVGLLKPLQHRAYSISSSPLANPGRVHLTVASVRHSSAGRDRGGVCSTFLADRIAEGGTGGIFVSKNKSFRVPADDAAPMIMVGPGTGIAPFRAFLQERQARGASGRNWLFFGDQHRASDYIYEEEIGAMSDSGLLTRLDLAFSRDQAEKIYVQNRMIENGAELFSWLEDGGHFYVCGDATRMAKDVDRALHEVIATHGTLSTEQAADYVTKLKKEKRYLRDVY; via the coding sequence ATGAAATTGCCCTACATCCCCCAGGATGCCCCGTTCAGCGAGGACCAGCGCGTCTGGCTCACCGGCTTTCTCGCCGGGATGAGCTCGCGTCTGGCCGTCGGCGGCTCCGACGCGCCCGCCGGGGCGGCCGGTGGGCAGCTGCCCGCCATGCACGTGCTGTACGGCAGCCAGACCGGGAACGCCGAGGGTGTCGCGGAAGACGCTGCGGCCGCGGCACGTTCGCACGGCTTCGCGCCGGTCGTGAGCGCCCTCGACGACGTCGACATGGACGCCCTCGCCGCCATGCAGCGCGTCCTCGTCGTCACCTCCACCTACGGTGAAGGCGAGATGCCCGACAACGCCGAGCTGTTCTGGCAGGCGCTGGCCGCGGAGACCGCACCACGGTTGGAGACCACCGACTTCGCGGTGCTCGCGCTCGGCGACACCGGGTACGACGGGTACTGCCAGGCCGGCAAGATGATCGACACCCGGCTCGAGCAGCTCGGGGCGCACCGCGTGACGCCGCGCGTCGACTGCGACGTCGACTACGAGGATGCCGCCGCCGCCTGGGTCGCGGAGACGCTGCCGTTGTTCGCGGCCGTCGAGGGTATTCGCGGCGAGTCCGCGGTCGCCGACGTCGCCGAGCCGGTGGCGAAGCCCGCCCGCACACGGTCGCAGTGGAACCGCAAGAACCCCTACGGTTCCACGCTGTCCGTGAACCGCCTGCTGTCGAGCGAGGAGTCCGCGAAGGAGATCCGCCACTACGAGTTCGCGCTCGCCGACAGCGGCCTCGAATACGAGGCCGGTGACGCGCTCGGCGTGATGCCGATCAACGATCCCGCCCTCGTCGACGCCCTCGTCGCCCGGCTCGGCATCCCGGCAGACGCCGCCGTCACCGGCAAGGAGCGGCCCTTCGCCGACCTGCTGCTGCACAGTTACGAGATCTCCACGCCGAGCCACGAATTCATCGACGAGATCGAGAAGCGGGCGGGCGACGAGGAGCTGAGTCACGTGCTGCGGCACGGCGACAAGGAGGCCCTCGACGCCTGGCTGTGGGGCAAGGACGTGCTCGACCTGCTGCGCCTCGAACCGTCGGTGACGCTGACAGCGGACGAGTTCGTCGGACTGCTGAAGCCGTTGCAGCACCGGGCCTACTCGATCTCCTCGAGCCCGCTGGCCAACCCGGGCAGAGTGCACCTGACCGTCGCCAGCGTCCGCCACAGCTCGGCCGGCCGCGACCGCGGCGGCGTGTGCTCCACCTTCCTCGCCGATCGGATCGCCGAGGGCGGCACCGGCGGGATCTTCGTGTCGAAGAACAAGTCGTTCCGGGTCCCCGCGGACGACGCCGCACCGATGATCATGGTCGGCCCGGGCACCGGCATCGCACCGTTCCGCGCGTTCCTGCAGGAGCGTCAGGCGCGGGGCGCGTCGGGACGCAACTGGCTGTTCTTCGGCGACCAGCACCGCGCGTCGGACTACATCTACGAGGAGGAGATCGGCGCGATGAGCGACAGCGGTCTGCTCACCCGCCTCGACCTCGCCTTCTCCCGCGACCAGGCGGAGAAGATCTACGTGCAGAACCGGATGATCGAGAACGGCGCCGAATTGTTCTCCTGGCTCGAGGACGGCGGCCACTTCTACGTCTGCGGCGACGCCACCCGCATGGCGAAGGACGTCGACCGGGCCCTGCACGAGGTGATCGCCACCCATGGCACCCTTTCCACCGAGCAGGCCGCCGACTACGTGACCAAGCTCAAGAAGGAAAAGCGCTACCTGCGCGACGTGTACTGA
- a CDS encoding dihydrofolate reductase family protein has translation MRTLAITQNITLDGSIEMLGDWFDPADQDEQLLEATNRQSERADAMLLGRQTFEDFRSYWPQQTDDRTGITDELNQIQKYVVSSTMSDPQWRNSTVLTGDWIDQVRTLKGQAGRDIVVTGSIMLTHALIESGLVDEYRLFVYPVVQGRGRRLFPDGYEKPGLQLAEARGFRNGVSLLHYTA, from the coding sequence ATGAGAACACTCGCGATTACTCAGAACATCACCCTCGACGGCTCGATCGAGATGCTCGGCGACTGGTTCGACCCAGCGGACCAGGACGAACAGTTGCTGGAGGCGACCAACCGGCAGTCCGAGCGCGCGGACGCGATGTTGCTGGGCCGGCAGACGTTCGAGGACTTCCGCAGCTACTGGCCCCAGCAGACCGACGACCGGACCGGGATCACCGACGAGCTGAACCAGATTCAGAAGTACGTCGTGTCCTCGACCATGTCCGACCCCCAGTGGCGGAACTCGACCGTGCTCACGGGCGACTGGATCGACCAGGTGCGGACCTTGAAGGGGCAGGCGGGCCGCGACATCGTCGTCACCGGGAGCATCATGCTGACCCATGCCCTGATCGAGTCCGGCCTCGTCGATGAATACCGGCTCTTCGTGTACCCCGTCGTCCAGGGTCGGGGACGACGGCTGTTCCCCGACGGATACGAGAAGCCGGGGCTGCAACTGGCCGAGGCCCGCGGCTTCCGGAACGGTGTCTCCCTGCTGCACTACACCGCCTGA